In a single window of the Pyrococcus sp. NA2 genome:
- a CDS encoding M42 family metallopeptidase, with product MLVEMLREFTSIPGISGYEERIRGKIIEEIKEFADYKIDRIGNLIVELGDGDKEILFMAHMDEIGLLITGIREDGKLRFRKIGGIDDRLLYGRHVDVITENGKVDGVIGAIPPHLNLRGSRDVVPWYDLVIDIGAESKEEALELVKPLDFAVFKKHFSVLNGRYVSTRSLDDRFGVVALIEAIKALVDHELDKKVIFAFTVQEEIGLKGAKFLANTYSPDYAFAIDSFACCNELTGDVALGKGPVIRAVDNSAIYSRGLAKRVLDIANRNNIEIQVGVTGGGTDASVFQEKSEVLALSVPIRYLHSEVEMLHIEDLEKLIRLIEAITFEL from the coding sequence ATGTTGGTGGAGATGCTTAGGGAGTTCACAAGCATCCCTGGAATATCTGGTTATGAAGAAAGGATAAGAGGAAAGATCATAGAAGAGATAAAAGAGTTTGCAGACTACAAGATTGACAGGATCGGAAACTTGATAGTTGAACTTGGTGATGGCGATAAGGAGATTCTCTTCATGGCTCATATGGATGAGATAGGCCTGCTCATAACTGGAATCAGAGAGGATGGAAAGCTTAGGTTCAGAAAGATAGGTGGAATAGATGATAGGTTACTTTATGGTAGGCACGTTGACGTCATAACCGAGAACGGAAAAGTTGATGGGGTGATTGGAGCCATACCACCCCACCTGAATTTAAGGGGGTCAAGAGATGTTGTTCCCTGGTATGACCTCGTTATAGACATAGGAGCCGAAAGTAAGGAAGAAGCCTTGGAACTAGTCAAGCCACTAGACTTTGCAGTGTTCAAGAAGCATTTCTCAGTTCTAAATGGAAGATACGTGAGCACGAGGAGCTTGGATGATAGATTTGGAGTTGTTGCCCTAATTGAGGCGATAAAGGCCTTGGTAGATCATGAACTTGACAAGAAGGTAATCTTTGCCTTCACTGTCCAGGAGGAGATAGGATTAAAAGGTGCGAAGTTCCTAGCAAATACGTATTCCCCTGACTATGCATTCGCGATAGATTCCTTCGCCTGTTGCAACGAACTTACTGGAGATGTTGCCCTCGGAAAAGGACCCGTGATAAGAGCTGTGGACAACTCGGCCATATACTCCAGGGGCTTAGCTAAGAGGGTTCTTGACATAGCAAACAGGAACAACATCGAGATCCAAGTTGGGGTGACTGGAGGAGGAACTGATGCTTCAGTTTTTCAAGAGAAATCTGAAGTTCTAGCTCTTAGCGTTCCCATAAGGTATCTGCATAGCGAAGTCGAGATGCTCCACATTGAAGATCTTGAAAAGTTGATAAGACTTATAGAGGCAATAACCTTCGAGCTCTAA
- a CDS encoding NAD(P)-dependent oxidoreductase produces MKPKVGVFFKMKSGPLNELKKHVQVVLIPYPNEEELKEVIRDLDGIIIAPVTRITREVLEEARRLKVISCQSAGYDHVDVEEATRRGVYVTKVSGLLSEAVAEFALGLLINLMRKIHYADRFIREGKWESHTQVWKSFKSVETLYGKKVGIVGMGAIGKAIARRLPVFGAKVYYWSRTRKKDIEREVGATYLDLDELLESVDIVVLALPLTKETYHIIDEERIRKLKGKYLVNIGRGALIDEKALVKAIKEGILKGFATDVFENEPVKEHELFRFEWETVLTPHYAGLANEVLEDMGFRAVENLLKVLRGEIPEDLVNKEVLKVRPITSVKML; encoded by the coding sequence ATGAAGCCAAAGGTCGGAGTGTTCTTCAAGATGAAGAGTGGCCCCCTAAACGAGCTCAAAAAACACGTTCAAGTTGTCCTAATCCCCTACCCAAATGAAGAGGAGCTCAAGGAAGTCATCAGAGATCTGGACGGAATAATAATAGCTCCTGTTACCAGGATAACCAGGGAAGTTCTTGAGGAAGCGAGGAGGCTTAAAGTGATAAGCTGTCAATCCGCTGGCTATGATCACGTTGACGTTGAGGAGGCAACTAGGAGGGGAGTATACGTCACGAAAGTATCTGGATTGCTAAGCGAGGCAGTTGCAGAATTTGCATTGGGTTTGTTGATAAACCTAATGAGAAAGATTCACTACGCGGATAGGTTCATAAGGGAAGGAAAGTGGGAGAGTCATACCCAAGTCTGGAAGAGTTTCAAGAGCGTGGAGACGCTTTACGGAAAGAAGGTTGGCATAGTTGGGATGGGAGCAATAGGAAAAGCCATAGCGAGAAGATTACCTGTTTTTGGAGCTAAAGTCTACTACTGGTCCAGAACCAGGAAGAAGGACATCGAGAGGGAAGTTGGAGCAACTTACCTGGATCTCGATGAGTTGCTAGAGAGCGTCGATATAGTGGTGTTGGCCCTTCCTTTAACAAAGGAGACCTACCATATAATAGACGAGGAAAGGATCAGAAAGCTCAAAGGAAAGTACCTCGTGAACATTGGAAGGGGAGCTCTAATAGATGAGAAAGCTCTTGTTAAGGCAATCAAAGAGGGCATTCTAAAGGGATTCGCCACCGATGTATTCGAGAATGAGCCAGTTAAGGAACATGAGCTCTTCAGGTTTGAATGGGAGACTGTTTTGACACCACATTACGCAGGTTTGGCAAATGAAGTTCTTGAGGACATGGGATTTAGAGCTGTAGAAAACCTATTAAAGGTTCTAAGGGGAGAAATTCCGGAGGATCTAGTTAATAAAGAAGTGCTAAAGGTAAGGCCCATAACCTCCGTTAAGATGCTCTAG
- a CDS encoding molybdenum cofactor biosynthesis protein B yields the protein MGVEEHKREAPKTFKFGVITVSDKGSRGERKDEAGPLIIEELSKLGEQVYYKIVPDDKIEILLALFEAISKGAEVVITTGGTGITSRDVTIESVKPLFDKELGFGEIFRVKSYEEVGHAAILTRATAGIIRGKNRVVAVFLLPGSVNAVRTGLEIIKSEVFHVLKHARE from the coding sequence ATGGGAGTTGAAGAGCATAAGAGGGAAGCTCCAAAGACCTTCAAGTTCGGCGTTATAACTGTGAGCGATAAGGGAAGTAGAGGGGAGAGAAAGGATGAGGCAGGCCCCTTGATAATTGAGGAACTTTCGAAGCTCGGAGAACAAGTTTACTACAAGATCGTTCCCGATGATAAGATTGAGATACTGCTTGCCCTCTTTGAGGCGATTTCCAAAGGGGCTGAGGTTGTCATAACAACTGGTGGGACTGGAATAACTTCAAGGGATGTGACGATTGAGAGCGTTAAACCATTATTTGATAAGGAGCTTGGCTTTGGCGAGATTTTCAGGGTTAAGAGTTATGAAGAGGTTGGCCATGCCGCGATCCTAACTAGAGCAACTGCTGGAATTATAAGGGGAAAGAATAGGGTTGTTGCGGTTTTCCTGCTTCCTGGAAGCGTCAATGCGGTGAGGACTGGACTGGAGATAATAAAGAGTGAGGTCTTCCATGTCCTCAAACATGCCAGGGAATAA
- a CDS encoding metal ABC transporter solute-binding protein, Zn/Mn family translates to MRKIIALVMTLILFSPIVKAQEKPLVVVSLPSIASIIQEALGESVEVVYLVPPGVEPHQYQLSPEQVSLLRRADVIVTTGHLPAELKIEELKKSGEIRGVVLGIKDYESFGFRYLPERWYEGKSNPHGIWLDPKNALAIAKATEQSLVHLYPELSEELNERIKIFETKIRAIEMAYAGILKGKKAVVELPSQQYALEWLGIEVIESIKPEAEIPAKSVDSLASVGADLVVYDEATPENLKDASKKLSERLGIPIANVTVLWVGKNYSQILVENARSIVKAMSKGKVTVVRESGGGVVKYSLVSLVVGVVVGIAIGVLIRKCPVL, encoded by the coding sequence GTGAGAAAGATAATTGCACTAGTTATGACTTTGATTTTGTTTTCACCAATCGTTAAAGCTCAGGAAAAGCCCCTAGTTGTCGTTAGTTTACCTTCAATAGCATCAATCATTCAGGAAGCACTTGGTGAGAGCGTTGAAGTAGTCTACTTGGTTCCTCCAGGAGTTGAGCCCCACCAATATCAACTCTCCCCAGAACAGGTCTCCCTCCTTAGGAGGGCTGATGTAATAGTCACAACAGGTCACCTTCCCGCTGAACTCAAGATTGAAGAGCTTAAAAAGAGTGGGGAGATAAGGGGAGTTGTGCTTGGAATAAAGGACTATGAAAGCTTTGGCTTTAGATACCTGCCCGAGAGATGGTATGAAGGGAAGAGTAACCCCCATGGAATATGGCTCGATCCAAAGAATGCCCTTGCAATAGCAAAGGCCACAGAACAATCTCTCGTGCATCTTTACCCGGAACTCAGTGAAGAGCTGAACGAGAGGATTAAGATATTTGAGACAAAGATAAGGGCAATTGAGATGGCCTATGCGGGTATTTTGAAAGGCAAGAAAGCCGTTGTTGAATTGCCTTCGCAGCAGTATGCTCTTGAATGGCTTGGAATAGAGGTAATTGAATCGATAAAGCCTGAGGCTGAGATACCAGCTAAGAGTGTTGACTCTTTAGCTTCAGTAGGGGCTGATCTAGTCGTTTATGATGAGGCAACGCCTGAAAACCTAAAGGACGCATCTAAAAAGCTCTCAGAGAGGCTAGGAATTCCAATCGCTAACGTAACAGTTCTTTGGGTTGGTAAGAATTATTCGCAGATTTTAGTTGAGAACGCAAGATCCATAGTTAAGGCGATGAGCAAAGGAAAGGTTACCGTCGTTAGGGAGAGTGGGGGAGGAGTCGTCAAATATTCTCTGGTTTCTCTAGTGGTGGGTGTTGTTGTTGGTATAGCAATTGGGGTTCTGATAAGGAAATGTCCTGTCCTCTAG